Proteins co-encoded in one Nicotiana sylvestris chromosome 7, ASM39365v2, whole genome shotgun sequence genomic window:
- the LOC138872859 gene encoding uncharacterized protein — MKAQALADHLAENPVDEEYEPLRTYFPDKEVMYVDELELSKEPGWKRFFDGAANAKGVGIGAILIFEIGYHYHVTAQLRFYLEFRHIPRVYNEAADALATLASMLHHPDKIHVDPLHIQVRDQHAYCNIMEEERDGEPWFYDVKEYLRMGIYPEKATEDQKGAIRRPFKWIFPQWRSVVQKNTRFGIAEIYRC, encoded by the exons atgaaggcccaagcattggctgatcacttggccgagaatcctgttgatgaagaatacgagcccttgagaacgtattttcctgataaagaagTGATGTatgtagatgagttggaattatctaaggaaccagggtggaaacgtttctttgacggagctgcaaatgcaaagggagttggaataggagcgataCTTATTTTTGAAATAGGATATCATTATCATGTTACGGCacaactacgtttctatt tggagttcagacacatcccaagagtttaTAATGAGgccgccgatgctttggccactttagcatcgatgttgcaccacccagacaaaattcatgttgacccgttgcatatccaggttcgtgatcaacatgcttattgcaacattaTGGAGGAAGAAAGGGATggtgagccatggttttatgatgtcaaggagtacctcaggatggggatatacccggagaaGGCCACCGAAGATCAAAAGGGAGCCATTCGGCGACCTttcaaatggatttttcctcagtggaggagtgttgtacaaaagaataccagatttgggattgctgagatatatagatgctag